Proteins encoded in a region of the Psychromicrobium lacuslunae genome:
- a CDS encoding glycosyltransferase family 2 protein, with protein MSRTWIVIPMYNEATVVGTVIEGLREVFPHVVCIDDGSSDGSQKVAREAGAVVVQHPINLGQGAALQTGLEFALQDPELDCIITFDADGQHRVEDAQAMAQRIISGEAEVVLGSRFLDDRTKLSAAKRLVLRTAAIQSRFSTGMALTDAHNGLRAFSPQVAKGIHLQQNRMAHASELVHQLAEMKPHWVEHPVEIIYTEYSKSKGQSLLNSVNILAELFFR; from the coding sequence GTGAGTCGCACTTGGATTGTCATCCCGATGTACAACGAAGCTACCGTCGTCGGCACTGTCATTGAGGGCTTGCGCGAAGTTTTTCCCCATGTCGTCTGCATTGACGATGGCAGTAGCGACGGCTCGCAGAAAGTGGCCCGTGAGGCTGGCGCTGTAGTGGTACAGCACCCGATTAACCTTGGTCAGGGCGCCGCGCTGCAGACTGGCTTGGAATTCGCTTTGCAGGACCCTGAGCTGGACTGCATTATCACCTTTGACGCAGATGGGCAGCACCGCGTTGAAGATGCTCAGGCGATGGCGCAACGGATTATTTCTGGCGAGGCGGAGGTCGTTCTGGGCTCTCGGTTCCTTGACGATCGGACTAAATTATCTGCGGCGAAAAGACTTGTGCTGCGCACCGCGGCTATTCAATCTCGCTTTTCCACTGGAATGGCGCTAACCGACGCGCACAACGGCTTGCGAGCTTTCAGTCCTCAGGTGGCTAAGGGCATCCATTTACAGCAGAACCGAATGGCGCATGCTTCTGAACTTGTTCACCAGTTGGCCGAAATGAAACCGCATTGGGTTGAGCATCCGGTGGAGATCATCTATACCGAGTACTCCAAATCCAAAGGGCAGTCCTTGCTGAACTCAGTCAATATTCTCGCAGAACTCTTCTTTAGGTGA
- a CDS encoding N-acetylneuraminate synthase family protein → MTHETPSESVSFGPHRIGAQEEIFIIAEAGVNHDGDVAVAHELIDIAADTGANAVKFQTFKADALVTGTADTTPYQKEAGFAESQSEMLTRLTLPDSAWVELRDHCEQRGITFLSTPFDFESARMLAEIGVPGLKIGSGELTNTPFLSAVAEFGIPMIVSTGMGTREEIAAALKATEAAPATVLLHCVSAYPAPLEEANLRAIPALREEFGVEVGWSDHTPGALTAIAATALGSTLLEKHITTDKTRNGPDHSASLERDEFAEYVRSVRQAHSALGDGKKRRMPSEEANAPLVRRSYQVVRPVTAGAVLQAADVAILRPEGGLAPSAQVIGRRAVRDIQAGAPLLAEDLA, encoded by the coding sequence GTGACCCACGAAACCCCTTCCGAATCAGTCTCTTTTGGCCCACACCGGATTGGTGCGCAGGAGGAGATCTTCATCATCGCCGAGGCAGGGGTCAACCATGACGGTGACGTTGCGGTAGCGCACGAACTGATCGACATTGCCGCAGACACCGGCGCCAATGCGGTCAAGTTCCAGACTTTCAAGGCCGACGCGCTGGTCACCGGCACGGCAGATACCACGCCGTATCAGAAGGAAGCGGGCTTCGCCGAGTCGCAGTCCGAAATGCTCACCAGACTCACCTTGCCCGATTCGGCGTGGGTCGAATTGCGGGATCATTGTGAGCAACGGGGAATCACTTTCCTGTCCACGCCTTTTGATTTCGAAAGCGCCAGAATGCTAGCCGAAATTGGGGTGCCCGGCCTGAAAATCGGTTCTGGCGAATTGACGAACACGCCCTTCCTCTCGGCTGTCGCCGAGTTCGGTATTCCCATGATTGTCTCCACCGGGATGGGAACTCGAGAGGAGATTGCTGCCGCGCTGAAAGCCACCGAGGCAGCTCCGGCAACCGTGTTGCTGCACTGTGTTTCCGCCTATCCTGCGCCGCTCGAAGAAGCCAATCTTCGTGCCATCCCTGCGCTCCGGGAAGAGTTCGGTGTAGAAGTCGGTTGGTCGGATCACACCCCCGGTGCGCTCACCGCGATTGCCGCCACCGCGCTTGGCTCGACCCTGCTGGAGAAGCACATCACCACCGATAAGACTCGCAACGGCCCTGATCACAGCGCCTCCCTGGAACGCGATGAATTCGCCGAATACGTTCGTTCGGTGCGTCAGGCGCACAGCGCTCTCGGCGACGGAAAGAAACGACGGATGCCCAGCGAAGAGGCGAACGCCCCTTTGGTGCGCCGCTCCTATCAGGTGGTCCGGCCAGTAACGGCGGGTGCCGTGTTGCAGGCGGCCGACGTGGCCATCCTGCGTCCAGAAGGGGGACTCGCGCCCTCTGCTCAGGTGATTGGCCGCCGAGCTGTACGGGACATTCAGGCAGGTGCCCCGTTGCTCGCTGAGGACCTCGCCTAA
- a CDS encoding SDR family NAD(P)-dependent oxidoreductase, with amino-acid sequence MEYQNLAGKTVVVTGADGFIGSHVTQRLIAEGAKVRALCVYNSNGSFGWLDDLSAEERDAVDLRLGDVRDAEFVSDLVKGADVVLHLAALIAIPYSYQAPRSYVETNVVGTLNVLEAVRRHDVARLVNTSTSEVYGTPKTVPITIENELRGQSPYSATKIAADKLCEAWASSFETPVLVLRPFNTFGPRQSARAVIPTVLQQMLGGVEKIHLGSLTPRRDFTFVADTADGFIKAASAQIPLQGQVIQLGTGRDVSIGELVEMARKVTGSTAEIITEEVRVRPEASEVMHLLSDPAQALAELGWAPQTSLEDGLRQSADWIAARGVDLSTATKYSR; translated from the coding sequence ATGGAATATCAGAATCTCGCCGGTAAGACTGTCGTTGTCACCGGAGCGGACGGCTTTATTGGCAGCCACGTCACTCAGCGTCTCATCGCCGAAGGCGCCAAGGTCAGGGCGTTATGCGTCTACAACTCGAATGGCTCCTTCGGCTGGCTCGATGATCTGAGCGCGGAGGAGCGGGATGCCGTCGATTTGCGGCTGGGCGATGTTCGTGACGCCGAATTCGTCTCTGATTTAGTCAAGGGTGCGGATGTGGTCCTTCACCTCGCTGCGCTGATCGCCATTCCATACTCCTACCAGGCTCCGCGTTCCTATGTAGAAACCAATGTGGTTGGTACCCTCAATGTGCTTGAAGCGGTACGCCGTCATGATGTTGCCCGGCTGGTGAACACCTCCACCTCGGAAGTCTATGGCACGCCTAAGACGGTGCCGATCACGATTGAGAACGAGCTGCGTGGGCAATCTCCTTACAGTGCCACCAAGATCGCCGCCGATAAACTCTGCGAGGCTTGGGCAAGTTCATTCGAGACGCCGGTTTTGGTGCTCCGGCCGTTCAATACCTTCGGTCCTCGTCAGTCTGCACGTGCAGTGATCCCGACCGTGCTGCAGCAAATGCTCGGTGGTGTCGAGAAGATTCACCTCGGCTCGCTCACGCCGCGTCGTGACTTCACCTTCGTCGCTGACACAGCCGATGGCTTCATTAAGGCCGCTAGCGCTCAGATTCCCTTGCAGGGACAGGTCATTCAACTGGGTACTGGTCGCGATGTGAGTATTGGCGAACTTGTTGAGATGGCCCGAAAGGTGACCGGTTCCACCGCCGAGATCATCACCGAAGAGGTCCGGGTACGTCCGGAGGCTAGCGAAGTGATGCACTTGCTTTCAGATCCGGCTCAGGCGCTGGCCGAATTGGGCTGGGCACCACAAACCAGCCTGGAAGACGGCTTGCGACAGTCAGCAGACTGGATTGCTGCCAGGGGAGTCGACCTCTCTACTGCCACTAAGTACTCGCGATAG
- a CDS encoding aminotransferase class I/II-fold pyridoxal phosphate-dependent enzyme translates to MTERIPLAIPNIGDREIELVNEAVRSGFVSSVGRFVSEFETQFAEYVGAKYAVACASGTAALHIAMRLAGVQPGDLVAVSDFTFMASSNAASYQFAELLLVDSEPESWSMDVVKLRAELERRKAAGEKLPKVIEIVHILGQPADAHAVIELAAEYGITVIEDAAEALGAVWTEGPLAGKHVGTVGQMGAYSFNGNKIITTGGGGMFTTDDEALAQRAKHLSTQARLPDRGYLHDEIGFNYRLTNVAAALGIAQLERLDEFVATKRAIARRYNEAFAGTDIQTPPDLPGKESTYWLYSIQVPASRGEHARDELQDFLAEVDIESRSLWRPLHMQPPLKAEAVIGGEVGEDLFARGLSLPCSTDLTESDQDRVIKRVLEWIQLAGE, encoded by the coding sequence GTGACTGAACGAATTCCGCTGGCGATCCCGAATATCGGCGATCGGGAAATTGAGCTGGTCAACGAAGCGGTGCGCAGCGGCTTTGTCTCCTCAGTAGGACGTTTCGTCTCTGAGTTCGAGACTCAGTTCGCCGAGTATGTCGGGGCGAAATACGCGGTTGCCTGCGCTTCCGGGACAGCGGCTCTACACATTGCGATGCGGCTTGCTGGCGTGCAACCTGGAGACTTGGTCGCGGTCTCAGACTTCACCTTCATGGCTAGCTCGAACGCTGCCTCCTATCAGTTCGCCGAGCTGCTTCTGGTTGATTCCGAGCCTGAGTCTTGGAGCATGGATGTGGTGAAGCTGCGGGCCGAGTTGGAACGACGCAAAGCAGCTGGCGAGAAACTACCTAAAGTCATTGAGATCGTGCATATTCTCGGTCAGCCGGCAGATGCCCACGCGGTTATTGAACTTGCCGCTGAGTATGGCATCACCGTGATCGAAGATGCCGCAGAAGCGCTTGGCGCGGTCTGGACCGAGGGGCCGCTCGCAGGCAAGCACGTCGGCACAGTGGGACAGATGGGTGCCTATTCCTTCAACGGGAATAAGATCATCACCACCGGCGGCGGCGGCATGTTCACCACCGATGATGAAGCCCTAGCGCAGCGGGCCAAGCACCTATCGACTCAGGCTCGGCTGCCTGATCGTGGTTATTTGCACGACGAGATTGGCTTCAACTATCGGCTTACCAATGTCGCGGCGGCGCTCGGGATCGCCCAGCTGGAACGTTTGGACGAATTCGTGGCAACCAAACGTGCCATCGCACGACGCTACAATGAGGCTTTTGCGGGCACCGATATTCAGACCCCACCTGATTTGCCGGGTAAAGAATCTACCTACTGGCTTTACTCGATCCAGGTGCCTGCTTCCCGCGGTGAACATGCCCGGGATGAACTGCAGGACTTCCTCGCAGAGGTTGATATTGAGTCTCGCTCGCTATGGCGTCCGCTACATATGCAGCCCCCGCTCAAAGCTGAAGCGGTTATCGGCGGTGAGGTAGGCGAAGATCTCTTCGCGCGTGGCCTTTCACTACCGTGTTCGACCGATCTCACCGAGTCAGATCAGGATCGAGTAATCAAGCGGGTACTGGAATGGATTCAACTCGCAGGTGAGTAG
- a CDS encoding cytidylyltransferase domain-containing protein → MTTSPLQPQVLAIIPARGGSKGLPGKNIKPLLGKPLIAYSISIAAMLGENVTCVVSTDDADIAETARQFGGSVPFMRPDELAGDLAPSSVVLRHALETMESLTETQFDLVLLLEPTSPTRTVESIRAAIDSLQESPELDGVIAVSEAFFNPTWVGVKPQKTNENKLERYFSEGENVVRRQDVPRFLRINGNFYVWRAEFIRRLENSWFDEGVHGHVEIPETQAFSIDEEPEFRIIEAIVKAGIAPLPGYQVES, encoded by the coding sequence ATGACAACCAGCCCTCTGCAACCACAAGTTCTTGCGATAATCCCCGCCCGAGGCGGTTCCAAAGGTCTACCCGGCAAAAACATCAAGCCGCTACTGGGAAAACCACTGATCGCTTATTCAATTTCCATCGCTGCCATGCTTGGCGAGAATGTCACCTGCGTAGTGTCTACCGACGATGCCGACATCGCGGAGACGGCTCGGCAATTTGGCGGTTCAGTGCCGTTTATGCGTCCGGATGAGCTTGCTGGCGATCTGGCACCGAGCAGCGTGGTGTTAAGGCATGCTTTAGAGACGATGGAAAGTCTGACCGAGACACAGTTCGATCTTGTCTTGCTACTCGAACCCACCAGCCCCACCCGCACGGTTGAGAGCATCCGTGCGGCCATCGATTCGCTTCAAGAGAGCCCGGAGCTTGACGGCGTGATCGCTGTTTCGGAAGCATTCTTCAACCCGACCTGGGTCGGGGTGAAACCGCAGAAGACCAATGAAAACAAATTGGAACGTTATTTCTCCGAAGGCGAGAATGTAGTGCGTCGACAAGACGTGCCACGGTTCTTGAGAATCAACGGGAACTTCTATGTTTGGCGTGCTGAATTCATCCGCAGACTAGAGAACAGCTGGTTTGACGAAGGAGTTCACGGGCATGTCGAAATTCCCGAAACCCAAGCCTTCAGTATCGACGAAGAACCTGAATTCAGGATTATCGAAGCGATCGTGAAAGCCGGTATCGCCCCGCTACCTGGGTACCAGGTGGAGTCCTGA
- a CDS encoding sugar phosphate nucleotidyltransferase, translating into MSIDGSLAKVCIAPDATVRQALEAIDLGASAIALVIDEQESLLGVVTDGDIRRGLLKGASLEGPIIDYANNRPHTALPSTSRAAVLDTMRSLRISELPVVNAEGKLVGLHTLTDIVGRRKLDNIAVIMAGGKGTRLGALTKETPKPLMTVADRSIIEWIILGLVESGITRIYVSVAYLAEKIIAQLGDGSALGCQISYLHEDPEKPLNTAGALGILRHEVADISEPVIVTNADLMVQYSAADLLAFHAAQGAAVTVAARPYVHQVPFGVLEVSADRKISGVVEKPNLEFEISTGIYAVSPEALDMVPYLEPFSMPDLVNSCLAESKTVAAWPIESDWIDVGTPKDLATAKGQ; encoded by the coding sequence ATGAGTATCGACGGCTCACTTGCCAAGGTGTGCATTGCGCCCGACGCGACTGTCCGCCAAGCGCTGGAAGCCATCGACCTCGGCGCCTCCGCGATCGCCTTGGTCATTGATGAGCAGGAATCCCTGCTCGGCGTGGTGACAGATGGTGACATTCGTCGCGGACTGCTTAAGGGAGCGAGTTTAGAAGGTCCGATTATTGACTACGCCAATAATCGACCGCATACCGCACTTCCATCGACTAGCCGCGCAGCGGTGTTAGATACCATGCGCAGCCTGCGGATCAGCGAGCTTCCAGTGGTTAACGCCGAAGGAAAGCTGGTGGGCCTACACACCCTGACCGATATCGTCGGCCGTCGCAAGCTGGACAATATCGCCGTGATCATGGCTGGCGGTAAGGGGACCCGGCTGGGGGCGCTCACCAAAGAGACGCCTAAGCCGCTGATGACAGTGGCGGATCGCAGCATTATTGAGTGGATCATTCTCGGCTTGGTGGAGTCGGGAATCACCCGGATCTACGTCTCAGTGGCTTATTTGGCTGAGAAAATCATCGCCCAGTTGGGCGACGGCTCGGCACTCGGCTGTCAGATCAGCTATCTGCATGAGGACCCCGAGAAGCCGCTTAACACTGCCGGTGCGCTGGGTATCCTGCGACACGAAGTGGCTGATATTTCAGAGCCGGTGATTGTCACCAATGCGGATCTGATGGTTCAGTATTCGGCCGCAGACCTGCTGGCTTTCCACGCTGCGCAGGGTGCCGCCGTCACGGTCGCTGCGCGCCCTTATGTCCACCAAGTGCCCTTCGGGGTGCTTGAAGTCTCGGCTGACCGCAAGATCTCCGGTGTGGTAGAAAAACCGAATCTGGAATTCGAAATCAGCACTGGGATCTATGCGGTATCTCCGGAAGCTCTGGACATGGTGCCGTACCTCGAACCCTTCTCGATGCCTGATCTGGTCAATTCTTGTTTGGCAGAGTCGAAGACTGTGGCCGCGTGGCCGATAGAATCTGACTGGATCGACGTTGGAACACCCAAAGACCTGGCAACTGCGAAAGGCCAATAG
- the neuC gene encoding UDP-N-acetylglucosamine 2-epimerase produces MRVLAFAGTRADLFPLGPVLESLATDPSVELHIVTAIGFEPGTAEERIQQAGVPAGSFTHHDLGLYLQSATAAEQLRLGPLLSEQIATLLPRIAAEAVVVLGDRWELLYLLPPVVISGVRLIHLHGGEVTEGALDERVRHAVTKLADQHCVSTDGSARRVAQLGEAAERIHRTGAPGLDRFREQQPLTAQEFEAEFGQPLRQPLLLVTYHPPTAGGVGRPGELARQVFEAAIAAAKTVILTYPGFDAGRDEIIAELQRLNAQQLTGVVVRESLGPLYPRVMATAQAMIGNSSSGILEAASFQMPVVDVGERQRGREHGANVLHSSDDPAALQATIEKALSSDFQQFCQSVINPYGDSHAAERISQVVLASGEQALSKAFVDCDARKVDL; encoded by the coding sequence ATGCGGGTTTTGGCTTTTGCCGGCACTCGGGCTGATCTCTTTCCGCTCGGTCCGGTACTGGAATCACTCGCCACCGACCCCAGCGTCGAGTTGCACATCGTGACCGCCATTGGCTTTGAACCCGGAACCGCCGAGGAACGGATTCAGCAAGCTGGAGTGCCCGCCGGAAGCTTCACACACCATGATCTGGGGCTCTATCTGCAGAGCGCTACCGCAGCCGAGCAGCTTCGCCTCGGACCTTTGCTCTCCGAACAGATCGCTACGCTATTGCCGCGGATTGCTGCGGAGGCTGTTGTGGTGCTGGGGGATCGCTGGGAACTGCTTTATTTGCTGCCGCCCGTGGTGATCAGCGGGGTCCGGCTGATCCATCTACACGGAGGTGAGGTCACCGAAGGAGCGCTTGACGAAAGAGTGCGACACGCCGTCACTAAGCTAGCTGATCAGCATTGTGTCAGTACCGACGGTTCAGCTCGGAGGGTCGCGCAATTGGGCGAGGCAGCGGAGCGTATCCATCGTACCGGGGCGCCAGGACTGGACCGGTTCCGAGAGCAACAGCCCTTAACCGCTCAAGAGTTCGAAGCTGAGTTCGGCCAGCCACTGCGTCAGCCACTGCTACTAGTCACCTATCACCCGCCGACCGCCGGCGGTGTGGGTCGCCCCGGCGAATTGGCGCGCCAGGTCTTTGAAGCGGCAATCGCGGCGGCTAAGACCGTGATCCTGACTTATCCGGGATTCGACGCGGGCCGGGACGAAATCATCGCCGAGTTGCAGCGGCTCAATGCCCAGCAGCTGACCGGCGTGGTGGTGCGGGAGAGCCTTGGGCCGCTTTATCCGCGGGTGATGGCCACCGCCCAGGCGATGATTGGAAATTCTTCCTCGGGAATACTGGAAGCAGCAAGTTTCCAGATGCCGGTGGTTGACGTTGGTGAGCGGCAGAGAGGCCGTGAACACGGGGCCAATGTGCTGCACAGCTCGGATGATCCCGCCGCCTTACAAGCTACTATTGAGAAGGCCTTGAGTTCAGACTTTCAGCAATTCTGCCAGAGCGTGATCAATCCTTATGGTGATTCGCATGCCGCCGAACGCATCAGCCAGGTGGTTCTGGCCAGCGGGGAGCAGGCTCTGAGTAAGGCTTTTGTTGATTGTGACGCTAGGAAAGTAGATCTATGA
- a CDS encoding DUF2304 domain-containing protein: MQIAVQIVLVVAVVLGSLVLMRGGSNARHLAVRRIMVMLFALLAAFSIFFPEMLTGLARFFGIGRGTDLVLYALVVSFLVFMATTYQRFRQMESTMTKLSRRIALDEAPLPTDQDETSVRDPQR, from the coding sequence GTGCAAATAGCCGTCCAAATCGTACTCGTTGTCGCCGTCGTTCTGGGCTCCCTGGTATTAATGCGGGGCGGGTCGAACGCCAGGCATCTTGCGGTGCGTCGAATCATGGTGATGCTCTTCGCGTTGCTGGCTGCATTTTCCATTTTCTTCCCGGAGATGCTCACCGGCCTGGCGCGTTTCTTCGGTATTGGCCGTGGCACCGACCTAGTGCTCTATGCCTTGGTAGTGAGTTTCCTGGTATTCATGGCGACCACTTACCAGCGTTTCCGGCAAATGGAGTCAACCATGACCAAGCTTTCTCGTAGAATTGCTCTAGATGAGGCTCCGCTGCCAACAGATCAAGACGAAACCTCGGTTCGCGACCCGCAACGCTAA